The Shewanella mangrovisoli genome has a window encoding:
- the crp gene encoding cAMP-activated global transcriptional regulator CRP, with amino-acid sequence MALIGKPKPDPTLEWFLSHCHIHKYPAKSTLIHAGEDSDTLYYIVKGSVAVLIKDEEGKEMILSYLNQGDFIGELGLFEEQAERTAWVRAKQACEIAEISYKKFKQLIQVNPEILMKLSAQMAYRLQSTSQKVGNLAFLDVAGRIAQTLLHLAKQPDAMTHPDGMQIKITRQEIGQIVGCSRETVGRILKMLEEQNLIQAHGKTIVVYGTR; translated from the coding sequence ATGGCTCTGATTGGTAAGCCAAAACCGGACCCAACTTTGGAATGGTTTTTATCACACTGTCACATTCATAAGTATCCCGCTAAAAGCACCTTGATCCATGCTGGTGAAGACTCTGATACCCTTTATTACATCGTAAAAGGTTCTGTAGCGGTATTGATTAAAGATGAAGAAGGTAAGGAGATGATCCTTTCTTATCTTAATCAAGGCGACTTTATCGGTGAGTTAGGATTGTTCGAAGAACAAGCTGAACGTACTGCTTGGGTTCGTGCGAAACAAGCATGTGAAATTGCTGAAATCTCTTATAAGAAGTTCAAGCAATTAATCCAAGTTAACCCCGAAATTCTGATGAAGCTATCGGCTCAAATGGCGTATCGCCTACAAAGCACTAGCCAGAAAGTGGGTAATTTAGCGTTCCTCGATGTGGCTGGCCGTATTGCCCAGACATTGTTGCACTTAGCTAAGCAACCCGATGCCATGACTCACCCAGACGGCATGCAAATTAAGATCACTCGCCAAGAAATTGGTCAGATCGTCGGTTGCTCCCGCGAAACTGTGGGTCGTATCTTAAAGATGCTTGAAGAGCAGAATTTGATCCAAGCACACGGTAAAACCATTGTGGTATATGGTACCCGTTAA
- a CDS encoding PepSY domain-containing protein, whose translation MKRLFFICFFSLFTLVHPTIIHAEPIELEHYQAKALVNSGQILSLNGTLAVVNQFCQGELIDAHLYQEDHKWRYDLQIKVQRGQIVNLSIDATNGQLEHSTALPSECRKHETATR comes from the coding sequence ATGAAACGGCTGTTTTTTATCTGTTTTTTCAGTCTGTTTACGCTGGTGCATCCAACAATAATTCACGCCGAACCGATTGAATTAGAACATTATCAAGCCAAGGCTTTAGTCAATTCCGGGCAAATTTTATCCCTCAATGGCACCCTTGCCGTGGTGAATCAATTTTGCCAAGGCGAACTAATTGACGCCCATCTCTATCAAGAAGATCATAAATGGCGCTATGATTTACAAATCAAAGTGCAACGCGGCCAAATAGTGAATCTGAGTATTGATGCCACCAATGGTCAGCTCGAACACTCCACCGCACTACCGAGCGAATGTCGAAAACATGAAACTGCTACTCGTTGA
- a CDS encoding DUF1338 domain-containing protein: protein MHTDINALFAALWQDYIQMTPSAAKVHELLGHGKPIINDHIALRTFNIAKVNLAVLAEHFTSLGYVACGDYKFEQKKLVAKHFEHPDATQPKVFISELLVEEFSPSLQSTIQGLIAQVDEEATKADNFIYSGRHWSLDAKTYEALLEESEYAAWVAAFGYRANHFTVSINHLEGFETLESVNDALKQAGFVLNSAGGEIKGSPEVLLEQSSTMADKIAVAFSDATVEIPSCFYEFALRYPKANGELYTGFVAASADKIFESTNAKKA from the coding sequence ATGCACACAGATATCAATGCGTTATTTGCCGCCCTCTGGCAAGACTATATTCAAATGACCCCATCTGCGGCCAAGGTGCACGAGCTACTCGGTCACGGCAAGCCAATTATCAACGACCATATCGCCCTGCGTACTTTTAACATCGCTAAGGTGAATTTAGCCGTATTGGCCGAGCACTTTACCTCTTTAGGTTATGTGGCTTGTGGTGATTATAAGTTTGAACAGAAAAAACTGGTGGCTAAGCATTTTGAGCACCCTGATGCGACTCAGCCAAAGGTGTTTATTTCTGAGTTATTGGTGGAAGAATTTAGCCCATCACTGCAAAGCACCATCCAAGGTTTGATTGCCCAAGTGGATGAAGAGGCGACAAAAGCGGATAACTTTATCTATTCGGGTCGCCATTGGTCACTGGATGCTAAGACCTATGAGGCGCTGCTCGAAGAGAGCGAATATGCGGCTTGGGTGGCGGCCTTTGGCTACCGGGCTAATCATTTTACAGTCTCTATCAATCACCTCGAGGGCTTCGAGACATTAGAGTCTGTGAACGATGCGCTTAAGCAAGCGGGCTTTGTGCTGAATAGTGCAGGTGGTGAGATCAAAGGTTCGCCAGAGGTGTTACTGGAGCAATCATCGACCATGGCCGATAAAATCGCTGTGGCATTTAGCGATGCAACGGTTGAGATTCCAAGCTGCTTCTATGAATTTGCCCTGCGTTATCCCAAGGCGAATGGTGAGCTGTACACGGGTTTCGTGGCCGCATCAGCCGATAAGATTTTTGAGAGCACAAACGCGAAAAAGGCCTAA
- a CDS encoding ATP-binding protein: MISIRTKLSLWLTGLLVLGTVIGLILFESMLRQAFHDSIINRLEEDLEHIMLATHINNGEIHIDQSQLSSFYRPAYSGRYFQLNLPNEVIRSRSLWDMQLDIEPLAPNQTRVWQAKGPKNNDMQLLSLGLNSSSANVTATLTVAQDLSIGRRVFSEVYGTKLGINLAMLVAMIAGIFLILRQSFKPVKQIQHALSRLQEGEINALELNNIPPEVQPLAKTYNELLEYTAKQIERSRNNLGNLSHGLKTPLAVMQQQVEALGLKDPDTAMALQQQLDAIHKMVERKLAAARITGDMLPAAQLVVPRDLHSLANTLNKVHRSKSIDCNFELDPSIQRLPIHREDGMELLGNLLDNAFKWASSQVTVKLWKEQNKLCLSIDDDGPGVADDELDKLTQRGTRLDESVMGHGLGLSIVKEIAEQYGIELKFKHSSHLSGLSIELVFS; the protein is encoded by the coding sequence ATGATCTCCATTCGCACTAAGCTCAGTTTATGGTTAACGGGCTTATTAGTGTTAGGCACAGTGATTGGACTCATATTGTTTGAGTCCATGCTGCGCCAAGCGTTTCACGACTCCATTATCAACCGCTTAGAAGAAGATCTTGAGCACATCATGTTGGCGACCCATATCAACAATGGGGAGATCCATATCGATCAGAGCCAACTGTCGAGCTTCTATCGCCCTGCCTATTCGGGGCGTTATTTCCAGCTCAACCTGCCCAATGAAGTGATCCGCTCCCGCTCCCTATGGGACATGCAGCTCGATATCGAACCTTTAGCGCCAAACCAGACCCGCGTATGGCAAGCAAAAGGGCCGAAAAACAATGATATGCAGCTATTATCCCTAGGGTTAAACTCCAGCAGCGCCAATGTCACCGCGACACTTACAGTAGCGCAGGATTTGAGTATCGGCCGGCGCGTGTTTAGTGAGGTCTATGGCACTAAGCTTGGGATTAACCTCGCCATGTTGGTGGCTATGATCGCGGGGATCTTCTTGATCCTGCGTCAATCCTTTAAACCAGTAAAACAGATCCAACATGCGCTCTCCCGCCTACAAGAAGGCGAGATTAACGCCTTAGAGCTGAATAACATTCCGCCCGAAGTGCAACCACTGGCGAAGACCTACAATGAGTTATTGGAATACACCGCCAAGCAAATTGAGCGTAGTCGCAACAACTTAGGCAACTTAAGCCATGGGCTAAAAACCCCACTGGCGGTGATGCAACAACAGGTTGAAGCCTTGGGGCTTAAAGATCCCGATACCGCCATGGCGCTGCAACAGCAGCTCGACGCTATCCATAAAATGGTCGAACGTAAACTTGCTGCGGCGCGGATCACCGGTGATATGTTACCTGCCGCCCAGTTAGTGGTACCGAGGGATCTTCACAGCCTCGCCAATACCCTCAACAAAGTGCATAGAAGCAAAAGCATCGACTGCAACTTTGAGCTTGACCCTAGTATCCAGCGCCTGCCCATCCATAGGGAAGATGGTATGGAGCTCTTAGGGAATCTGCTCGATAACGCCTTTAAATGGGCGAGCAGCCAAGTCACGGTTAAACTGTGGAAGGAACAGAACAAGCTCTGCCTCAGCATAGATGATGATGGTCCAGGTGTTGCAGACGACGAACTCGATAAACTCACCCAAAGGGGTACGCGACTCGATGAATCTGTGATGGGCCATGGTCTAGGGTTATCGATAGTGAAAGAAATTGCCGAGCAATACGGCATTGAGCTTAAGTTTAAGCACAGCAGCCACTTATCAGGCCTCAGTATTGAACTGGTCTTTAGCTAA
- a CDS encoding response regulator transcription factor, with amino-acid sequence MKLLLVEDNPMLVSELEKQLKQAGYVTDITDKAVEADYLVKETQYDCVILDIGLPDGNGLELLEGWRNQGISTPVIMLTARSQWHEKVEGFNAGADDYLGKPFHAQELLARIQALIHRAHGRLNNPSKQLSYGGVTLDEAEQTVSVGEHLYELTAMEFRLLKIFLMSPKKLLSKAQLTDKLYQFDDEKESNVVEVYVTHLRKKLGKTAIETRRGQGYIFHGLTV; translated from the coding sequence ATGAAACTGCTACTCGTTGAAGATAATCCGATGTTGGTCTCCGAACTGGAGAAACAACTCAAACAGGCTGGCTACGTTACCGATATTACTGACAAAGCAGTTGAAGCCGATTACCTCGTTAAAGAAACCCAATACGACTGCGTGATCTTAGACATTGGCCTCCCCGACGGCAATGGACTGGAATTACTCGAAGGTTGGCGTAACCAAGGCATTAGCACACCGGTTATCATGCTGACCGCCCGCAGCCAATGGCATGAAAAGGTCGAAGGCTTTAATGCCGGCGCCGATGATTATTTAGGTAAACCCTTCCATGCTCAGGAATTATTAGCGCGTATCCAGGCGCTTATCCACCGCGCGCATGGCCGATTAAATAATCCGAGTAAACAGTTGAGCTATGGTGGCGTCACCTTAGATGAAGCCGAGCAGACTGTAAGCGTTGGCGAGCATTTGTATGAGTTGACCGCCATGGAGTTCAGGCTGTTAAAAATCTTCCTCATGTCGCCTAAGAAACTGTTATCTAAGGCACAACTGACGGACAAGCTCTATCAGTTTGACGATGAGAAAGAGAGTAACGTGGTTGAAGTTTACGTGACTCACCTGCGTAAAAAACTCGGCAAAACCGCGATTGAAACCCGCCGCGGCCAAGGTTATATCTTCCACGGCCTGACTGTATGA